From Kitasatospora sp. MAP12-44:
TACCGCTGGGCCAGGGGGCAGGACGGCGGCTTCGACGCCACCGACCTGCGGCGGGCCAGCGCGGAAACCGGGCTGAGCACCGCCTCCTGCCGTGCGTCGGTCGACGTCCTGCGGCAATGGGATCTGCTGCGCCCGGCGGGCGGGGAGGCCCTGGTGGCCGCGGGACCGCAGGCGGCGTCAATGGCGCTGGCCCGGGCCCAGGCCGAACTCGACCGGAGCGAGGCCGAGTTGATGGCCCGCAGAGAGCGGATCGAGCAGACCCGGACGGCCGTGCGATCGGTCGTCCGGGCACCGGCCCGGCACAGCCCCGCCGAGGGCCGCGATCCTTCCGAGGCCTGAGCCCTGAGCCCTGAGGCCTGAAACCGACCGGCAAACCGGTGGGTGGCGGAAGGAGCGGCCCGGGCCGCCCAGTGCGTGCCCCCCACTGATCCCGACGCAGCGTCATGGTCAGCCCTTCCAGCATTGATCGGTCGTCCCCGTGTCCCAGCACGCCGTCTTGTCGCGCCCGTTTGCGGCCTCCGCCCCGACCTCGTACCCGGCCTCGCCGTGCGTGCCCGAGGTGCCCGGGGTGGCCCTGACGGTTCGCGACCAGGGGGTACTGCCTAGAATGTGGGTGGCAAGCGGCGCGCACGGCGGGCAGGTCGCGGTGGGGGACGGCAGCGCGGAGCGCTGTGGTCACGGGGGCGCGGAGGCAGGTGTGCTGGCAGGGGAACGGATTCGCGCGCTGCGCCTGGAGCGGGGCTGGTCACTGACCCGGTTCGCGGAACTCGTCCACTACAGCAAGAGCTACCTGAGCCGGATCGAGAACGGCAGCCGCGCGGTCTCACCGGAGTTCGCCCAGCTCTGCGATCAGGTGATGGGGACGGACGGCGAGTTGGCCCGGCTGGTCGCCGCCGGGCTGCCGCAGCGGACCGGACCCGAGGCGCAGACCCGACCGGCGCCGCTCGCCCTACCGCAGGTGCCGCAGGTGCCGGAGTCGCCGGTCCAGCCGGTCCAGCCGGTCCAGCCGGTCCAGCCGGAGTTGCCGGAGTCGCCGGTCCGGTCCGCGGCGTTTCGGATACGTCCCGTCCCGGCGCAGCTGCCGGCCATCGGGGAGATGTGGGGACGGGACCAGGAGCTGGCCCGGGTCGAGGCACTTGTCGCCCGGCAGCCCGGCCCGGCCGTGGTCGCGGTCGACGGGATGGGCGGAGCGGGCAAGACCACCTTCGCCGTCTCGCTGGCGCGGCGGCTCAGCCCGTCCTACCCCGGCGGGCTGCTCTTCGCCGACCTGGGCACCCACAGCCCGGTGGTGCCGGGCGACGTGGCCGCGGGGCTGCTGCGCACGCTGGGTGCGGCTCCCGAGGACATCTCCGCCGAGCCGGCCGAGCGCGCGGCGCTGCTGCGCAGCGTCCTGGCGGACCGCCAGGTGGTCGTGGTGCTCGACGACGCGGACTCCGCCGCCCAGGTCGCGCCGCTGCTGCCGGGGACGGGTCGCAGCCTGGTCCTGGTCACCAGCCGCCGGCGGCTGACCGGGCTGAGTCTGCGCCACGGCGCGCTGCGCGTGACGCTCGAACCGCTGAGCGCCGACGCGGCCGTGCTGGTGCTGCGTCAAGCGCTGGACCGGCGCGCGCAGCCCGTCGCGCAGAGCGAGTCCGACGAGGTCGACGCGGTGCTCGCGGAGGTCGCGCGGCGCTGCGCCTACCTCCCGCTGGCGCTGCGGATCGCCGCCGAGCGGATGGCGGAGCAGGGTCCGGCCTTCGCCGCCTCGCTGATCCACGAGCCGGGGCCCGCCGGGTCCCGGCTGGACGCGCTGGCGATGCCGGGCGAAGCCGAGACCGCGGTGCGGGCCGTGTTCGCCTGGTCGTACCGGGCGCTGAGCGCCGAGCTGGCCCGGGCGTTCCGGCTGCTGGCACTTCACCCGGGCACCGTGGCGGGGATCGGCGCGGTGGCGGCGCTGTGGGGCGAGCCCCCGGCCGTCGCCTCCCGGCTGCTCGGTGAACTGCATGCCGCCAGCCTGGTGGCCGAGGTCGCGCCGGGCCGCTACCGGATGCACGACCTGCTGAGGGAGTACGCCGGGGAGCACGCCCAGGCCGAGGACCCCGCGACGCTGGCGGGCTGCGCCGAGCGGGTCTTCGCCTGGTACCTGCACACTGCCGAGGCCGCGGCGGACCAGCTGCTGGGCCCCGAACGCCACCGGCCGCCGGTCGGACCGCTGCCCGACGGGTGCCGACCACCGCACTTCGGCTCCACCGCCTCGGCACTGGAGTGGTGCGAGAGCGAGCGAGCCAACCTGCTGGCCTGCGCGCGGGCCGCCCGGGTGGCCGGCAGCCCGGTGGCCTGGCAGCTGCCGCACACGCTCTGGGGCTTCCTGTTCCTCCGTCACCATCACCACGACCAGCTGGAGGCCGGGCATGTCGCCGGCGAAGCCGCCGACGGGAACGGTCCGCTGGCCGAGGCCTGCGCCGAACTGGTGCTGGCCAGTGCCCAGGCCGGCCTGCGCCGGCACGCGGTGGCGGACCGGCACTACCAGCGGGCGATCGACCGCTTCGGCGCCTGCGGGGACGGTGTGGGCGAAGGCGGCGTGCGGCTCGGCTACGCCGTCTCGTGCATGCGCCAGGGCCGGGTGGCCGAAGCGGCGCAGCAGGTGGACCGGGCAGTGGCGCTGTACGCGGCTGCCGGGAGCACCTGGGGTACGGCGGTGGCACTGAGCACGCTCGGCGAGGCGCAACTGGCGCGAGGCCGTCCGGACGAGGCGCTCGGGCCGCTGACCCGGGCGCGCGAACTCCACCGCGTGGGAGGCTCGTTGTGGCTGGAGGCGGCCGCCTGGACGCTGAGCGGCACCGCCCACCGGGAGTTGGGCGAGCACACCCGCGCCGAGGAGTGCTACCGGCAGGCGCTCGAGCTGCACGGCCGTACCGGCATGCGTGCGGGCGTCGCGCACGCGCTGCACCAACTCGGGCTGTGCCTGAGCGTGCAGGGCGCGGCGCGGCAGGCGCGGCGTGTCTGGCTGCGGGCGTGGGCGCTGTACGACGCGCTGGGGGATCCCCGTGCGGCGGACGTCCGGACCTGCCTGGCCGGGCTCGCGCCCTGCCGCAACGCCGACGATCCGCAGCCGACCGGCTCCGCCGACTCGGCGCGGGCCGGCCGGGGCTCGGGCGAACTCGTCGCCGTCGGCGCGGCCGGCGCGGCCGGTCGGCTCTGGGAGCGAGCCGAGCGCGACTGCGGCGCGCCGCCCTGACTCCGTGCTCATCAGGTCCGTGCTCAGTTCGTCGTGCCGAAGAACTCGACCTCGCTGATCGCCACCTGCTTGTCCGGGGCTGCCCCGTAGGCGCTGAGGATCACCAGTCGGGCGCTGACCACCTGGTGGAGCTGGAGCTTGAAGGTCTGCGGCCCGTCCGGGGAGAGTTCGAGGTGCGTCGTGGTCTTCTGGCCGCCGTTGTCGGTGGTCACCAGGTCGATCTGGTGCGGTCGGGCCTGGGCGCTCAGCTCCTCCGGCGTGGTCCCCGTGCCCGGTGTGATGATCACGTCCAGCAGGCGGACCGGCGCGTTGAACCCGGCCTGCAGCCAGGTGTCGACCGGCTGCCCGGCGAAGCCGCTGCCCCACCACGAGTTGGACTGCCGGTCGATGGTCAGCTCGGGACCGTGCCCGGCGTACGAGTGCGAGGCCGTCATCGAATCCACCTGGATCGGGACCGGGTGTGCGAAGTGATCGCTGACCGCCTGCACGGCCGGACCCGTCCAGACCATGGCCGCCACCAGCAGGGTGATCGCCAGCACACCGGTGAGGATCAGGCGCACCAGCTGCCACGGCCCGCGCCGCAGGCGCGGTCGCTGTCCGGCCCAGGGCGCCTCGTGGCCACGGAAGTCGATGACCCGGCGCCACCACGGGCGGTGCTCCGGCTCGGGCGCGGCCGACGAGAAGCGGGTCGCGCAGCGCCGGCAGAAGTGCCGCTCGGGCGGGTTCACGGTGGCGCACCACGGGCAGGCGATCCCGTCCAGGACCGGCGCCTCGACCACGCCCCTGACCCGCGGACCGTTCTCCTGAGGCCGCCCCGGCAGCACCGGTGCGACCCCGGGGCCGCCGGCGGTGGCTTCGGCGACGGGCACCAGCATGGCCTGTGCCCGTTCGGTCGCGAGCATGTCGGCCAGGCTCACCGGCGGCATCTCGGTGGTGTCGGCCTCCGGCGTCCGCCCGGGGGCGGCGCCCGATCCGCTCTCGACGACCGGGATGACCGGTTCGGCGCCGGCGGGCACCGGAGGCGGGGTGGCGGCCTTGGCTGTGACGCTCTCCACGGCGGCGGCCTTCGTGGCGGCGGCCTTGGCGCTCTCGGCCTTAGCGCTCTCGGTCTTCGCGGCGCCGGTCTTCGCGGCGCCGGTCGCCGGGGCGGCTGCCGCCGCGTCAGCCGACCCGGTGGTCTGGTCGTCGGACCAGCTCAGGAAGGCTCCGCAGGCGTCGCAGAACGAGCGCTCCGGCTGAAGGGCCGCACCGCATTCGGTGCAGTCGCCATGGTCGGCTCGGGATCGAGTCTCGCTGACGCTCACCGGCAGGGTCCTCTCCGGCGCGGGGCTCACGGACCGCGCTGGGCATCGGGCGTACGGAGGTGGCGTACGGAGGTTTGGGGGCGCACCTCGGCCATGCCGGTCCTGGGGGCCGGCACGGCCGAGGCGCTACGGGGGTGCGGCATACCGCTCCACGGTCGGAGGTGGCGCCGCACGGGACGACCCTGCCCGCGCGCACCCGCCGCCACCAGGACCGGAGGTCCCGCAGTGCAGGCACCGGTGGTCGCCCGTTCGCCCGCCCACTGCTGCCTGAACGGGCAACCGGAGCTCACTCGGACCTCGCCGCGTCCGAGGGGCGCCGGTGCGCCGGCGGTCGGGGTGTTGCCTGCCGCCGAGCCGGGGTTGACCAGCCGATGGGCAACAGGCAACACCTTGTTCGCGGAGTGCGGGTGCCAGAGGCTGTCAGTGGAGATCAGCAGACCGATCGCGCACCTGACCAGGACCGAAAGGGAGACGCAGGACGACTGTCTCCCCAGCCCTGGCAGCCCTACCAACACCGGAGACACACGCATGTCCGTGCAGCGAATCGCCGTCCGCATCCAGGCCGAGGACCCCATCTCGCAGTCGGGGGTGGTGGCCCAGCTGCGGACCCGGCCCGAACTGCGGCTGGTGGAGGCCGCCGACACCGCCGAAGCCGACGCCGTGCTGGTGATCGCGAACAGCCTCGACCCGCAGGTCGTCGCGCAGCTGCGCGGCCTGCAGCGCACGCTCTCTTCGGCGCTGGTCCTGGTGGTGTCGGCGCTGGACGACGCGGCGATGGCCACGGCCGTGGAGTGCGGGGTGGTCGGTCTGGTCCGCCGCTCCGAGGCGACCGCCGACCAGCTCGTCCGTACGCTGGGCGCGGCCGTCCGCGGCGAGGGCGCGATCCCGCCCGACCTGCTGGGCCGGCTGCTCCAGCAGATGGGCCGGCTCCAGCGGCAGATCCTGGACCCGCGCGGGCTCTCGTTCTCCGGCCTGCACCAGCGCGAGATCGACGTCCTGAAGCTGGTCTCCGAGGGCCATGACACCCGCGAGATCGCGGAGCAGCTCGCCTACTCCGAGCGCACGGTGAAGAACGTGCTGCACGACGTCACCAGCCGTCTCCAGCTGCGCAACCGCACCCACGCCGTCGCGTACGCGATGCGGCAGGGCCTGATCTGACGGCTGGTGACCTCGCTGACCTCGGTG
This genomic window contains:
- a CDS encoding helix-turn-helix domain-containing protein, translating into MSRPFAASAPTSYPASPCVPEVPGVALTVRDQGVLPRMWVASGAHGGQVAVGDGSAERCGHGGAEAGVLAGERIRALRLERGWSLTRFAELVHYSKSYLSRIENGSRAVSPEFAQLCDQVMGTDGELARLVAAGLPQRTGPEAQTRPAPLALPQVPQVPESPVQPVQPVQPVQPELPESPVRSAAFRIRPVPAQLPAIGEMWGRDQELARVEALVARQPGPAVVAVDGMGGAGKTTFAVSLARRLSPSYPGGLLFADLGTHSPVVPGDVAAGLLRTLGAAPEDISAEPAERAALLRSVLADRQVVVVLDDADSAAQVAPLLPGTGRSLVLVTSRRRLTGLSLRHGALRVTLEPLSADAAVLVLRQALDRRAQPVAQSESDEVDAVLAEVARRCAYLPLALRIAAERMAEQGPAFAASLIHEPGPAGSRLDALAMPGEAETAVRAVFAWSYRALSAELARAFRLLALHPGTVAGIGAVAALWGEPPAVASRLLGELHAASLVAEVAPGRYRMHDLLREYAGEHAQAEDPATLAGCAERVFAWYLHTAEAAADQLLGPERHRPPVGPLPDGCRPPHFGSTASALEWCESERANLLACARAARVAGSPVAWQLPHTLWGFLFLRHHHHDQLEAGHVAGEAADGNGPLAEACAELVLASAQAGLRRHAVADRHYQRAIDRFGACGDGVGEGGVRLGYAVSCMRQGRVAEAAQQVDRAVALYAAAGSTWGTAVALSTLGEAQLARGRPDEALGPLTRARELHRVGGSLWLEAAAWTLSGTAHRELGEHTRAEECYRQALELHGRTGMRAGVAHALHQLGLCLSVQGAARQARRVWLRAWALYDALGDPRAADVRTCLAGLAPCRNADDPQPTGSADSARAGRGSGELVAVGAAGAAGRLWERAERDCGAPP
- a CDS encoding zinc ribbon domain-containing protein, whose amino-acid sequence is MSVSETRSRADHGDCTECGAALQPERSFCDACGAFLSWSDDQTTGSADAAAAAPATGAAKTGAAKTESAKAESAKAAATKAAAVESVTAKAATPPPVPAGAEPVIPVVESGSGAAPGRTPEADTTEMPPVSLADMLATERAQAMLVPVAEATAGGPGVAPVLPGRPQENGPRVRGVVEAPVLDGIACPWCATVNPPERHFCRRCATRFSSAAPEPEHRPWWRRVIDFRGHEAPWAGQRPRLRRGPWQLVRLILTGVLAITLLVAAMVWTGPAVQAVSDHFAHPVPIQVDSMTASHSYAGHGPELTIDRQSNSWWGSGFAGQPVDTWLQAGFNAPVRLLDVIITPGTGTTPEELSAQARPHQIDLVTTDNGGQKTTTHLELSPDGPQTFKLQLHQVVSARLVILSAYGAAPDKQVAISEVEFFGTTN
- a CDS encoding response regulator transcription factor, with product MSVQRIAVRIQAEDPISQSGVVAQLRTRPELRLVEAADTAEADAVLVIANSLDPQVVAQLRGLQRTLSSALVLVVSALDDAAMATAVECGVVGLVRRSEATADQLVRTLGAAVRGEGAIPPDLLGRLLQQMGRLQRQILDPRGLSFSGLHQREIDVLKLVSEGHDTREIAEQLAYSERTVKNVLHDVTSRLQLRNRTHAVAYAMRQGLI